One genomic region from Salvia hispanica cultivar TCC Black 2014 chromosome 2, UniMelb_Shisp_WGS_1.0, whole genome shotgun sequence encodes:
- the LOC125203841 gene encoding auxin-induced protein 22C-like gives MAKICSGLETELRLGLPGGGGGKEKKRVFSDICEEEGKEEVRKNQVVGWPPVCSYRRKNGCGMKMYVKVSVDGAPFLRKIDLSNYKDYSHLVRALEELFGCFGIGEALKDAENCEYVPIYEDKDGDWMLLGDVPWEMFAESCKRLRVMKRSDAKKIAKDLLKGLATED, from the exons ATGGCGAAAATTTGCTCGGGGCTTGAGACTGAGCTGAGGCTGGGGCTCCCCGGTGGGGGCGGggggaaggagaagaagagggTGTTTTCTGATATTTGCGAGGAGGAGGGGAAGGAGGAGGTGAGGAAGAATCAGGTGGTGGGGTGGCCGCCGGTGTGCTCGTACCGACGGAAAAATGGTTGTGGGATGAAAATGTATGTGAAAGTTAGTGTGGATGGAGCTCCCTTTTTGAGGAAGATTGATTTGAGTAATTATAAAGATTATTCTCATCTTGTTAGGGCTCTTGAAGAGCTCTTTGGATGCTTTGGGATTG GAGAAGCATTGAAAGATGCAGAAAATTGTGAGTACGTTCCAATCTATGAAGACAAAGATGGAGATTGGATGCTTCTTGGAGATGTCCCTTGGGA gaTGTTTGCAGAGTCATGCAAGAGGCTGAGGGTGATGAAGAGATCAGATGCTAAGAAAATCGCAAAAGATCTTCTCAAGGGACTTGCCACAGAAGATTAG
- the LOC125204168 gene encoding N-terminal acetyltransferase A complex auxiliary subunit NAA15 has product MGASLPAKEANLFKLIVKSYETKQYKKGLKAADAILKKFPDHGETLSMKGLTLNCMDRKSEAYELVRLGLKNDLKSHVCWHVYGLLYRSDREYREAIKCYRNALRIDPDNIEILRDLSLLQAQMRDLEGFVETRQQLLTLKPNHRMNWIGFAVSQHLNSNGPKAVDILQAYEGTLEDDYPPDNERIEHGEMLLYKICLLEECGLLERALDELHKKEHKIVDTLSYKEQEASLLEKLGRFSEGEELYMKLLSENPDNYGYHKGLQRCMGLYSANGQYSSDEIARLESLYASLSKQLTRSSAVKRIPLDFLSDERFRSAAESYVRPFLTKGVPSLFSDLSPLYDHPGKADILEQLITELENAIKTTGAYPGRVDKEPPSTLMWILFYLAQHYDRRCQYDVALKKIEEAIEHTPTVIDLYSVKSRILKHVGDPVAAAALADEARCMDLADRYVNSECVKRMLQADQVALAEKTAVLFTKDGEQHNNLHDMQCMWYELQSGESYLRQGDLGRALKKFLAVEKHYADITEDQFDFHSYCLRKMTLRPYLDMLKFQDRLHSHPYFRKAAEGVIRCYLKLYDSPPKSSAEEDEEMSKMAPSQKKKLRQKQRKAEARAKKEAEVKEESNATAVQKSGKKQVKPVDPDPHGEKLLQVEDPLVEATKYLKLLQKHSSDSLQTHLFSFEVNMRKKKILLALQAVKHLVRLDIDDPDVHRCLIKFFHKVSSMPSPVTDAEKLIWGVLEAERPAFSQLHEKSLTEANSVFLEKHRDSLRHRAAVAEMIFVLEPHKKQEAINLIEESSGDLSSSNGAVGPNRVWRLKDCIAVHELLGSILDDHNAASRWKARCAEYFPHSTYFEGRCSSAVSNSSYHQSHKPSENGNPTVSSNGKLDSLKDLAIQ; this is encoded by the exons ATGGGCGCTTCGCTTCCTGCAAAAGAGGCTAACCTCTTTAAGCTCATCGTC AAATCATATGAAACAAAACAATACAAAAAAGGTTTAAAGGCTGCTGATGCCATCTTGAAGAAGTTCCCTGATCATGGAG AAACCTTATCAATGAAAGGGCTGACATTGAATTGCATGGACCGAAAGTCTGAGGCATATGAACTTGTCAGACTTGGATTGAAG aATGACCTTAAGAGTCATGTTTGCTGGCACGTTTATGGTCTTCTATATAGGTCTGACAGAGAATACAGGGAAGCAATTAAGTGTTACCGCAATGCACTAAGAATTGATCCCGATAACATTGAAATACTCAGAGATCTTTCTCTTTTACAG GCTCAAATGCGTGACTTGGAAGGTTTTGTCGAGACACGCCAACAATTACTCACCTTGAAACCAAATCATCGGATGAATTGGATTGGATTTGCTGTTTCCCAGCATCTAAACTCCAA TGGACCAAAGGCAGTTGATATTCTTCAAGCATATGAAGGGACTTTGGAGGATGATTACCCTCCTGACAATGAACGTATTGAGCATGGCGAAATGCTTTTGTACAAG ATTTGTTTACTGGAAGAATGTGGATTGCTTGAGAGGGCTCTTGATGAGTTGCACAAGAAAGAACACAAGATA GTTGATACATTATCTTACAAGGAGCAAGAGGCTTCTCTGCTTGAAAAGCTTGGCCGTTTCAGTGAAGGGGAAGAATTATACATGAAACTGCTATCCGAGAATCCTGACAATTATGG GTATCATAAAGGCCTTCAAAGGTGTATGGGGCTGTATTCAGCAAATGGTCAATATTCTTCTGATGAAATTGCCCGGTTGGAATCCCTCTATGCATCACTCAGCAAGCAACTTACAAGGTCTTCTGCTGTCAAG AGAATTCCCCTTGATTTTCTGAGTGATGAAAGATTCCGTTCAGCTGCTGAAAGTTATGTCCGCCCTTTTCTGACGAAG GGAGTTCCTTCTCTATTTTCAGACCTTTCTCCTTTGTACGACCATCCTGGAAAG GCTGATATTTTGGAGCAGTTAATTACTGAGCTGGAGAATGCCATCAAGACAACTGGTGCATATCCTGGGAG GGTGGACAAGGAGCCTCCGTCAACACTTATGTGGATTCTGTTTTATTTGGCTCAG CATTATGATAGGCGCTGTCAGTATGATGTTGCTCTCAAGAAAATTGAAGAGGCCATTGAACACACTCCAACGGTCATTGATTTATACTCAGTTAAG AGCCGGATCTTAAAGCATGTTGGTGATCCAGTAGCAGCTGCTGCTTTGGCTGATGAAGCTAGATGCATGGATCTTGCTGATCGCTATGTGAACAGTGAATGTGTCAAACGTATGTTGCAAGCAGATCAG GTTGCATTGGCTGAAAAGACAGCGGTATTATTCACAAAAGATGGAGAGCAGCACAATAATCTCCATGATATGCAGTGCATGTG GTATGAACTACAGTCTGGAGAAAGTTATCTGCGTCAGGGGGACCTGGGGCGAGCCTTGAAGAAATTCCTGGCTGTAGAAAAGCATTATGCCGACATTACAGAAGATCAGTTTGACTTCCACTCATACTgcttaagaaaaatgactcttcGGCCTTACCTTGATATGCTGAAGTTTCAAGACCGTCTTCATTCTCATCCTTATTTTCGCAAAGCAGCTGAAGGAGTGATAAG ATGCTACTTGAAGTTGTACGATTCCCCTCCAAAGTCATCTGCagaagaagacgaagagatGTCAAAGATGGCTCCTTCtcagaaaaagaaattgaggCAAAAGCAGAGGAAGGCTGAAGCCCGCGCTAAGAAA GAAGCAGAAGTGAAGGAAGAATCAAATGCTACTGCAGTTCAAAAATCTGGAAAAAAGCAAGTTAAGCCAGTAGATCCTGATCCACATGGAGAGAAGTTACTGCAG GTTGAAGATCCTTTGGTGGAAGCTACAAAGTACTTGAAACTTCTCCAGAAGCATTCTTCTGACTCCTTGCAAACGCacttgttttcttttgaagTTAAcatgagaaagaagaaaatctTACTTGCATTGCAG GCAGTTAAGCATCTAGTGCGGTTGGATATCGATGATCCGGATGTACATCGTTGTTTG ATAAAGTTCTTTCATAAAGTGTCATCCATGCCATCTCCAGTAACTGATGCAGAAAAACTTATCTGGGGTGTGCTAGAAGCTGAGCGTCCAGCATTCAG TCAGTTGCATGAGAAATCTCTCACCGAGGCAAACTCTGTGTTCCTAGAGAAGCATAGAG ATTCCTTGAGGCACAGAGCTGCTGTAGCCgaaatgatttttgttttggaacCACACAAGAAGCAAGAGGCTATTAACTTGATAGAAGAGTCATCAGGCGACCTATCTTCCTC AAATGGAGCGGTTGGGCCAAACAGAGTTTGGAGGCTAAAGGATTGCATTGCAGTCCACGAACTCCTAGGATCGATTTTGGACGACCACAATGCTGCTTCAA GATGGAAAGCTCGTTGTGCTGAGTACTTCCCCCACTCAACGTACTTTGAGGGTCGTTGCAGCTCCGCTGTCTCAAACTCCTCGTACCACCAAAGTCACAAGCCATCTGAAAATGGAAATCCAACCGTGTCTTCCAATGGGAAGTTGGATTCACTCAAGGATCTTGCCATCCAATAG